In one window of Episyrphus balteatus chromosome 3, idEpiBalt1.1, whole genome shotgun sequence DNA:
- the LOC129914773 gene encoding metaxin-1 homolog, translating to MRLGAILYVYKGEWGLPSIDFECLRALCLIKFTRCPVKIETNSNPLRSGSGKLPYLQIGNQKIVGYRQIKELLDKEGYPVDANLTPKQKFLSVAHTNYVFNNLHAYFNYFMFGEANNIDCTRALYAKRTPFPFNFYYPGKYHKEAHNIVSILGGFDLNDKVDVHETDYLVANAKKCVNMLAKKLGKKVWFFGDFYSEFDAIVYAYLSVLYSISLPNNPLQYHIKSCQNLVNFINRISKDVFKQETFNSVKTAKGITNDPMLTPTERDFLESEKKTKIIAATVAVVAMGTFAAWKGFYQSIVQSNNYYDGYDYGDDDDDDTEGE from the exons atgcGTTTAGGAGCAATACTTTACGTTTACAAAGGTGAATGGGGTCTTCCTTCAATTGACTTTGAATGTCTTAGGGCGCtg tgCCTTATCAAATTCACGAGATGTCCAGtaaaaatcgaaacaaacaGCAACCCACTTAGATCAGGCAGTGGCAAATTGCCCTATTTACAAATcggaaaccaaaaaattgttggATACCGGCAAATTAAAGAATTGCTTGATAAAGAG GGCTACCCAGTCGATGCAAATTTAACACCAAAACAAAAGTTTCTATCAGTTGCACACACTAATTATGTGTTCAATAATTTGCAtgcatattttaattattttatgtttggcGAAGCAAATAATATTGATTGTACACGAGCTTTATACGCTAAAAGGACACCGTTCCCGTTTAATTTCTATTACCCAGGGAAATATCATAAAGAAGCCCACAACATTGTAAGCATTTTAGGAGGATTCGATTTAAATGACAAAGTTGATGTCCATGAAACCGATTAT CTGGTTGCTAATGCCAAAAAATGCGTGAATATGCTCGCcaaaaaactaggaaaaaaagTCTGGTTCTTTGGTGACTTTTACAGTGAGTTTGATGCTATTGTCTACGCATACCTATCGGTTTTATATAGTATTTCACTGCCAAATAACCCGCTCCAATATCACATTAAAAGCTGCCAGAATTTAGTGAATTTCATCAATCGAATATCGAAAGATGTTTTCAAACAGGAAACATTTAATTCCGTGAAAACTGCAAAAGGAATCACAAATGATCCTATGCTGACACCAACAGAACGTGATTTCTTAGAAtcagaaaaaaagacaaaaattattgcTGCTACAGTGGCTGTCGTTGCAATGGGAACATTTGCAGCGTGGAAAGGTTTTTACCAAAGT ATCGTCCAATCAAATAATTATTATGATGGCTATGATTacggtgatgatgatgatgatgacaccGAGGGTGAATGA